The Fluviicola sp. genome contains a region encoding:
- a CDS encoding Omp28-related outer membrane protein encodes MKKFIVLSAVLATVIASCDKVKNAYPAKAAGNSTLDWSLYPDGDSAYYVSQGLWPTFPANTNTFTNVLIEDFTGHRCNNCPNAAVVLHNLEDANPGRVFGASIHTSPVGASNFQEISLPDYPTVLYNDLAYEIGIHFGSKPGTGFIGNPSGAVNRQLNGTDNTSSPGTWSSKTTVELNKPLRVNIQSHANYFASTRGSFLHVEVDKVDNNITNQLAVVVYVCEDSLVAPQLMPDLTRNANYVHRDIMRDCIDGNAFGRVLTAADLGSNGKYYVNYTYQLPSQYDVDNMHYLIYVYDKTTEEIYQVIEQHLH; translated from the coding sequence ATGAAAAAGTTTATCGTATTATCAGCAGTTTTGGCAACAGTGATTGCTTCCTGTGATAAAGTAAAAAATGCGTATCCTGCAAAAGCAGCCGGAAACTCCACACTGGATTGGTCTTTGTACCCGGATGGTGATTCTGCCTATTATGTCTCACAGGGGCTTTGGCCTACATTCCCCGCAAATACCAATACGTTTACCAATGTATTGATCGAGGATTTCACGGGACACCGTTGCAACAACTGCCCGAATGCAGCCGTGGTGCTACACAACCTGGAAGATGCAAATCCGGGAAGAGTATTCGGTGCTTCCATTCACACAAGTCCGGTAGGAGCATCCAATTTCCAGGAAATATCCCTGCCTGATTATCCGACCGTTTTGTATAACGACCTGGCTTACGAAATCGGGATCCATTTCGGTTCCAAACCGGGAACAGGATTTATCGGTAATCCGAGCGGAGCGGTGAACCGCCAGTTGAATGGTACGGACAACACCAGCTCTCCGGGTACCTGGAGTTCAAAAACTACCGTGGAACTGAATAAACCGCTTCGTGTAAACATCCAGTCACATGCTAATTATTTCGCAAGTACAAGAGGAAGCTTCCTGCATGTAGAAGTAGATAAAGTGGACAACAACATTACCAATCAGCTTGCTGTAGTGGTTTACGTATGTGAAGATTCCCTGGTTGCACCGCAATTGATGCCTGATTTGACAAGAAATGCAAACTACGTGCACAGAGACATTATGCGTGACTGTATCGACGGAAATGCGTTCGGAAGGGTTTTGACTGCTGCTGACCTTGGATCCAACGGAAAGTACTATGTCAATTACACCTATCAGCTGCCGAGTCAATATGATGTGGACAACATGCATTATTTGATTTACGTGTACGATAAAACGACCGAAGAAATTTACCAGGTCATCGAGCAGCATCTGCATTGA
- a CDS encoding T9SS type A sorting domain-containing protein, protein MKKLYSLVAVVLLACSTGFGQVEIKLWDSGTQAGTGNALNGEEYTVMATTDGTHGVTINFKNTSSVNKTWKMERYRITDMAAWTDYLCWGAPGDPFGQCYTAQIMNTNPWTSPNQYSLDVAPGGSANLVADADTQGAGTEKYRFYLIEGQSTRVDSVDVIVTSTLGVADQKQEEVSIAVYPNPVANNLVIAANGLDGAIDIKMTDVLGKVVLNESSSQAKKVLDVSDFKNGVYLVSVFNKGELIQTRRIVVKH, encoded by the coding sequence ATGAAAAAATTATACTCCTTAGTTGCTGTTGTTTTACTTGCTTGCTCTACCGGTTTCGGGCAGGTGGAAATCAAGTTGTGGGATTCCGGCACGCAAGCTGGTACCGGAAATGCTTTGAACGGTGAAGAGTACACGGTTATGGCTACAACGGATGGGACACACGGAGTTACTATAAACTTCAAGAATACTTCTTCCGTAAATAAAACGTGGAAAATGGAGCGATACAGAATTACGGATATGGCTGCATGGACGGATTATTTATGCTGGGGTGCTCCCGGAGATCCATTCGGACAATGTTATACAGCTCAAATCATGAATACAAACCCTTGGACAAGCCCTAACCAATACAGTTTGGACGTTGCTCCGGGAGGTTCTGCAAACCTGGTAGCTGATGCGGATACGCAAGGTGCAGGAACAGAAAAATACCGTTTTTACCTGATCGAAGGACAGTCTACCCGTGTGGATTCTGTGGATGTAATCGTTACTTCTACTTTAGGAGTTGCAGATCAGAAACAGGAAGAAGTATCTATCGCTGTTTACCCGAACCCGGTTGCCAATAACCTGGTTATTGCTGCAAACGGATTGGATGGAGCAATTGATATTAAGATGACTGACGTTCTTGGAAAAGTAGTATTGAACGAAAGCTCAAGCCAGGCGAAAAAAGTATTGGATGTAAGTGACTTCAAAAACGGAGTTTATTTGGTTTCCGTATTCAACAAGGGAGAATTGATCCAGACACGAAGAATAGTTGTTAAGCACTAA
- a CDS encoding biotin/lipoyl-containing protein has protein sequence METANWTTDGEVLHANRDGVHIRWEDQQFFTITYKGKKFRGEVMSNRMEEGLLTLKLNHRVFEVKKGGPLDELIASLGMDKPKLRKLKQLKAPMPGRVVSVAVTVGQSIEVGDPLLTLEAMKMENVLKAEGVGVVKAIAINPQDVVDKGGLLIEFE, from the coding sequence ATGGAAACAGCTAATTGGACAACGGACGGAGAAGTCCTTCATGCTAACAGAGATGGGGTTCATATCCGTTGGGAAGACCAGCAGTTTTTTACAATTACGTACAAAGGGAAGAAATTCCGCGGAGAAGTGATGTCGAATCGCATGGAAGAAGGGTTGTTGACCCTGAAGCTGAACCACCGGGTATTTGAAGTGAAAAAAGGCGGTCCGTTGGATGAATTGATCGCATCTTTGGGAATGGATAAGCCGAAACTGCGCAAGTTAAAGCAGCTGAAAGCACCGATGCCGGGAAGAGTGGTAAGCGTTGCCGTTACGGTAGGGCAATCCATCGAAGTAGGAGATCCGTTATTGACACTGGAAGCTATGAAAATGGAAAACGTATTGAAAGCAGAAGGTGTGGGAGTAGTAAAAGCCATCGCAATCAATCCGCAGGATGTGGTAGATAAAGGCGGGTTACTGATCGAATTCGAGTAG
- a CDS encoding TlpA disulfide reductase family protein — protein MKKIAFLFLGLIISGLSMAQDHEPLIVKQLPSVKLVDMNGKSVNTAEMGFKGPVVISFWATWCSPCKRELNTIHELYPDWQEETGVNLVAVTIDDEKTKSQVPVYVDGKGWDYLVLMDPNGDFKRAMGVNNVPHTFLVDQKGNIVYSHNNYAPGDEEKLYDEIKKLVNK, from the coding sequence ATGAAAAAAATTGCGTTCTTATTTCTAGGGCTTATTATTTCCGGCTTATCGATGGCTCAAGACCATGAACCGTTAATCGTTAAACAATTGCCTTCTGTAAAATTGGTTGACATGAATGGTAAATCCGTGAATACTGCTGAAATGGGCTTCAAAGGTCCGGTGGTTATCTCTTTTTGGGCTACCTGGTGTTCTCCGTGCAAACGCGAATTGAATACCATTCACGAGTTATACCCGGATTGGCAGGAAGAAACAGGTGTAAACCTGGTTGCCGTTACCATCGATGACGAGAAAACAAAATCACAGGTTCCGGTTTACGTAGACGGAAAAGGATGGGATTACCTGGTTCTGATGGATCCGAACGGAGACTTTAAACGTGCAATGGGTGTAAACAATGTGCCTCACACTTTCTTGGTGGACCAAAAAGGAAACATCGTTTATTCTCATAATAACTATGCTCCCGGAGACGAGGAAAAATTGTACGACGAGATCAAAAAACTCGTAAATAAATAA
- a CDS encoding ribonucleoside-diphosphate reductase subunit alpha: MYVIKRDGRKEAVKFDKITARIIKMCYGLDPLVSPEAVAMKVIEGIYDGVTTTVLDNLAAEVAAAKTIDHPDYALLASRIAVSNLHKETKKSFSDVMEDLYKYIDPKTGQRASLIADDVYEVISNNRELLDSSIIYDRDFRYDYFGFKTLTRSYLLRLNGEIAERPQQMLMRVAVGIHKNDLQQAIKTYNLMSEGWFTHATPTLFNAGTPKPQMSSCFLLTMKEDSIEGIYETLKSCAQISQSAGGIGLAIHDIRATGSYIKGTNGTSNGIVPMLRVFNDTARYVDQGGGKRKGSFAMYIEPWHADVFDFLDLKKNTGKEEMRARDLFYALWIPDLFMKRVEENGDWTLMCPHECPGLSETYGADFEALYTQYETEGKGRKTIKAQDLWFKILESQIETGTPYMLYKDAANSKSNQQNLGVIKSSNLCTEIIEYTAPDEIAVCNLASLALPKFVTEEGTFDHDKLFEVTYQATVNLNRIIDGNFYPVEEARNSNMRHRPIGLGVQGLADAFIMMRFPFESEEAKALNREIFETIYYAAMTASKDLAIAEGPYETIAGSPVSKGIFQFDMWGVTPTNRWEWDVLKEEVKKHGVRNSLLLAPMPTASTAQILGNNECFEPYTSNIYTRRVLSGEFIIVNKHLLKDLVKEGLWTKDMRQKLMAANGSVQNIHEIPQYIKDLYKTAWEISQKAIIEQAADRGAYICQSQSLNIFMENANFGKLTSMHFYGWKKGLKTGMYYLRTKAATDAIKFTVDKAVTEEPAKVSAAELEEQQAAIACSLDNPDGCEMCSG; this comes from the coding sequence ATGTACGTAATTAAAAGAGACGGAAGAAAAGAGGCGGTGAAATTTGATAAGATCACTGCACGCATCATCAAGATGTGCTACGGGCTTGACCCGCTGGTTTCACCGGAGGCTGTTGCCATGAAAGTCATCGAAGGAATCTACGATGGAGTAACGACAACAGTTTTAGATAATTTGGCCGCTGAGGTTGCAGCAGCTAAAACCATTGACCACCCGGATTATGCTTTATTGGCATCCAGAATCGCGGTGTCGAACTTGCACAAGGAAACGAAAAAATCGTTCTCCGATGTGATGGAAGATTTGTACAAATACATCGATCCGAAAACAGGACAACGTGCTTCCCTGATTGCTGATGACGTGTATGAAGTGATCTCTAACAACAGAGAATTACTGGATTCAAGTATCATTTACGATCGTGATTTCCGTTACGATTACTTTGGGTTCAAAACATTGACAAGAAGCTACTTGTTGCGTTTGAACGGTGAAATCGCAGAAAGACCGCAACAGATGCTGATGCGTGTTGCCGTAGGTATTCACAAAAACGATCTTCAGCAGGCAATCAAGACGTACAACCTGATGTCTGAAGGATGGTTTACCCACGCAACACCGACCTTGTTCAATGCAGGTACACCAAAACCTCAAATGTCTTCTTGTTTCCTGTTAACGATGAAAGAAGACAGTATTGAAGGTATTTACGAGACGTTGAAATCTTGCGCTCAGATTTCACAATCGGCTGGTGGTATCGGATTGGCTATTCACGATATTCGTGCTACAGGATCATATATCAAAGGAACAAACGGTACATCCAACGGAATCGTTCCGATGCTGCGTGTATTCAACGACACAGCCCGTTATGTAGACCAGGGTGGAGGTAAGCGTAAAGGCTCTTTCGCGATGTACATCGAGCCTTGGCATGCAGACGTATTCGATTTCTTAGACTTGAAAAAGAATACCGGGAAAGAAGAAATGCGTGCACGCGATTTGTTCTACGCATTGTGGATTCCGGATTTGTTCATGAAACGCGTAGAGGAGAACGGAGACTGGACATTGATGTGTCCGCACGAGTGCCCGGGACTTTCCGAAACTTATGGAGCTGATTTCGAAGCATTGTATACGCAATATGAAACGGAAGGAAAAGGCCGTAAGACAATCAAAGCACAGGACTTGTGGTTCAAAATCCTGGAATCTCAAATTGAGACAGGTACACCATACATGTTGTACAAAGATGCAGCAAACTCGAAATCCAACCAGCAAAACTTAGGAGTGATCAAATCTTCTAACTTGTGTACGGAGATCATCGAATACACTGCACCGGATGAGATCGCAGTTTGTAACTTAGCTTCTTTGGCATTGCCGAAATTCGTAACAGAAGAGGGAACATTCGACCACGATAAATTGTTCGAAGTAACTTACCAGGCAACTGTAAACTTGAACCGTATCATCGACGGAAACTTCTACCCGGTAGAAGAAGCGCGTAACTCGAATATGCGTCACCGTCCGATCGGATTGGGAGTTCAGGGATTGGCAGATGCATTTATCATGATGCGTTTCCCATTCGAATCGGAAGAAGCAAAAGCATTGAACCGCGAGATCTTCGAAACGATCTATTACGCAGCAATGACAGCTTCCAAAGATCTGGCTATCGCTGAAGGACCTTACGAAACAATTGCAGGATCTCCTGTATCCAAAGGAATTTTCCAATTCGATATGTGGGGAGTAACTCCTACCAACCGTTGGGAATGGGATGTGTTGAAAGAAGAAGTGAAAAAGCACGGTGTGCGCAACTCTTTGTTGTTAGCTCCGATGCCAACAGCTTCTACGGCACAAATCCTTGGAAACAACGAATGTTTTGAGCCTTATACCTCCAACATTTATACGCGCCGTGTATTGTCGGGTGAGTTCATCATCGTGAATAAGCACTTGTTGAAAGATTTGGTGAAAGAAGGTTTATGGACGAAAGATATGCGTCAGAAATTGATGGCAGCAAACGGTTCTGTTCAAAACATCCACGAGATTCCTCAATACATCAAAGACCTTTACAAAACAGCCTGGGAGATTTCTCAAAAAGCAATTATCGAACAAGCTGCTGATCGTGGAGCATACATTTGTCAATCGCAATCCCTGAATATTTTCATGGAGAATGCAAACTTCGGTAAATTGACATCTATGCACTTCTACGGTTGGAAGAAAGGATTGAAAACAGGGATGTACTACCTGAGAACGAAAGCTGCAACAGATGCGATCAAGTTCACGGTAGACAAAGCTGTAACTGAAGAACCAGCAAAAGTATCTGCAGCGGAATTGGAAGAACAACAAGCGGCAATCGCATGTTCTTTGGATAATCCGGACGGATGTGAAATGTGTTCCGGGTAG
- a CDS encoding ribonucleotide-diphosphate reductase subunit beta — protein MAQAEPILSENKNRFVLFPIQHEDIWSFYKKAEASFWTAEEIDLSPDLIDWETKLNDDERHFIKHVLAFFAASDGIVNENLAEHFLAEVQYTEAKFFYGFQVAMENIHSETYSLLIDTYIKDQKEKNHLFNALDTIDCVRKKADWALRWIDNGSFAERLVAFAAVEGIFFSGSFCSIFWLKKRGLMPGLSFSNELISRDEGLHCDFACLLYTKHLVNQLSKDQVQKIILDAVEIEKEFVTDALPVKLIGMNAELMAQYIEFVADRLLTELGNPKVFNTANPFDFMDMISIQGKTNFFEKRVAEYQKSGVMSNKEDQTFSLDEEF, from the coding sequence ATGGCACAGGCAGAACCAATCTTATCGGAAAACAAAAACAGATTCGTGTTGTTTCCAATCCAACATGAAGATATCTGGTCTTTTTACAAGAAGGCAGAAGCAAGTTTTTGGACTGCAGAAGAAATTGATTTATCGCCGGATTTAATTGATTGGGAAACGAAGCTGAATGACGACGAGCGTCATTTCATCAAACATGTTTTGGCATTTTTCGCAGCGTCTGACGGAATCGTGAACGAAAACCTGGCAGAGCACTTTTTGGCTGAAGTGCAATATACCGAGGCAAAGTTCTTTTACGGTTTCCAGGTTGCGATGGAGAACATCCATTCAGAGACTTACTCGCTGTTAATTGATACCTATATCAAAGATCAAAAAGAGAAGAACCATTTATTCAACGCATTGGATACGATCGATTGTGTTCGCAAGAAGGCAGATTGGGCGTTGCGCTGGATTGATAACGGTTCGTTTGCAGAGCGATTAGTTGCATTCGCTGCTGTAGAGGGAATCTTCTTCTCGGGTTCATTCTGTTCGATTTTCTGGTTGAAAAAACGCGGCTTGATGCCAGGATTATCGTTCTCCAATGAGTTGATCTCCCGCGACGAAGGTTTGCACTGTGATTTTGCCTGTTTGCTGTACACGAAGCATTTGGTGAACCAATTGTCCAAAGACCAGGTGCAGAAAATCATCCTGGATGCCGTGGAGATCGAGAAGGAATTTGTAACGGATGCATTGCCTGTGAAGTTAATAGGTATGAATGCAGAACTGATGGCACAATACATTGAATTCGTTGCTGACCGACTATTGACAGAGCTTGGGAATCCAAAGGTGTTCAATACGGCAAACCCATTCGACTTCATGGATATGATTTCTATCCAGGGAAAAACCAACTTCTTCGAAAAACGCGTGGCAGAATACCAAAAATCAGGCGTTATGTCGAACAAGGAAGACCAAACATTTAGTTTGGATGAAGAATTTTAA
- a CDS encoding DUF6029 family protein, producing the protein MKNWILGICALSGSLAAFGQSNILGGITGNMEATFQYLNADPLIGALQPVERGLLNSYMNVFYSGSHFKAGVRFESYLPRINGYPNRFDGTGLGMRYVGWSNDYIDITLGNFYEQFGAGTIFRAYEDRNLGYDNAMDGARVILRPYKGVQLKAVYGNQRYSFQSGRVEKSAGVTRGVDLQLHLNELIPAMDSSDFDVTLGGAFVSKYQKDDNETYILPENVAAYSGRIGLRYKKFTLNGEYTHKDNDPSDDNGYIYNPGHAALINLGYSRKGLGISLSAKSVDNMSYRSDRTKGLADLFINYLPAMNKTHTYNLVATLYPYATQPLGEIAYQAEVLYTIPKGKGGGKYGIPINFNYSTAYKPLRHTNGYGLPGDSSRVAYKGNPFDMSDSLLWQDINVNVTYKFNKSFYLIGSYFNIAINNDVSKITEDAHGIINAHIAVLEAGWKINKRHNLRAELQALFTTNKKMALFDYQTSKDKGDWVTLVLEYTISPNWFLGFMDQYNYGNSNKDLRVHYAIGSFGWIKDATRVTVNYGRQRAGLFCVGGVCRFVPASNGLTVSLTQSF; encoded by the coding sequence ATGAAAAACTGGATTTTAGGAATCTGCGCATTGTCCGGATCGCTCGCAGCGTTCGGACAATCGAATATATTAGGGGGTATCACCGGGAACATGGAAGCAACATTCCAGTACCTGAATGCCGATCCGTTAATCGGAGCTCTTCAACCTGTTGAACGCGGTTTGCTGAACTCTTATATGAATGTGTTCTATTCCGGTTCACATTTCAAGGCCGGCGTCCGTTTCGAATCCTATTTACCTCGTATTAACGGGTATCCGAACCGTTTCGACGGAACAGGACTTGGAATGCGCTACGTAGGCTGGTCGAATGATTACATCGATATTACCCTGGGGAATTTCTACGAGCAATTCGGGGCAGGAACCATTTTCCGGGCTTACGAAGACCGTAACCTGGGATATGACAACGCCATGGACGGAGCCCGCGTGATTTTACGCCCTTATAAAGGGGTGCAGCTAAAAGCAGTTTACGGGAACCAGCGTTATTCCTTCCAAAGTGGACGCGTAGAAAAATCAGCAGGTGTCACCCGAGGCGTTGACTTGCAGTTGCACCTGAACGAACTGATTCCCGCAATGGATTCCAGTGATTTCGACGTAACCCTTGGCGGAGCTTTCGTCAGTAAATACCAGAAAGACGACAACGAAACGTATATCCTTCCGGAAAACGTAGCAGCTTACAGCGGCCGGATCGGGTTGCGCTACAAGAAATTCACCCTGAACGGGGAATATACACACAAAGACAATGATCCGAGTGATGACAACGGATACATTTACAATCCGGGACACGCCGCTTTGATCAACCTGGGTTATTCCCGGAAAGGGTTGGGAATTTCCCTTTCTGCCAAGTCGGTAGATAATATGAGTTACCGTTCCGACCGCACAAAAGGGTTGGCAGATTTGTTCATCAATTACCTGCCTGCGATGAACAAAACACATACCTATAACTTAGTGGCAACACTTTATCCGTATGCTACACAACCTTTGGGGGAAATTGCTTACCAGGCTGAAGTGCTTTATACCATTCCGAAAGGAAAAGGTGGCGGTAAATACGGAATTCCGATCAACTTCAATTATTCAACTGCCTACAAACCATTGCGTCATACAAACGGTTACGGGTTGCCGGGTGATTCCAGTCGGGTGGCTTACAAAGGAAATCCGTTCGACATGTCGGACAGTTTGCTTTGGCAGGATATCAACGTGAATGTCACTTACAAATTCAATAAAAGCTTTTACCTGATCGGTTCCTATTTCAACATCGCAATCAATAACGACGTGTCGAAAATCACCGAAGATGCACACGGGATTATCAATGCGCACATTGCCGTTTTGGAAGCAGGCTGGAAAATCAATAAAAGACACAATTTGAGAGCCGAACTTCAGGCATTGTTTACAACCAATAAAAAAATGGCCCTGTTTGATTATCAAACATCCAAGGACAAAGGAGATTGGGTGACACTTGTTTTGGAGTATACCATTTCCCCGAATTGGTTCCTTGGGTTCATGGACCAGTATAATTATGGAAATTCAAACAAAGATTTGAGAGTGCATTATGCGATCGGATCTTTCGGATGGATCAAAGATGCAACCCGAGTAACGGTGAATTACGGACGTCAGCGTGCAGGTTTATTCTGCGTGGGTGGTGTATGCCGATTTGTTCCTGCATCTAACGGATTGACCGTTTCATTAACGCAAAGTTTCTAA
- a CDS encoding M1 family metallopeptidase, whose product MKKIVYLVALVLVACQPKHSDNEHAASQSNDSKSTTTAIDDTKQEEPKVYHASRTVLTDLINTKLEVSFDWTKSWLIGKETLQAKPHYYPSDKLVLDAKGMEIKSVSMAGKAVQFDYKDDVLTIKLNKTYTRDENFTVVIDYIAKPDERKTGGSNAITSDKGLYFINPRGEEANKMPQIWTQGETESNSVWFPTIDSPNSKSKQEIYITVQDKYTTLSNGKLISSTKNADGTRTDYWKQDLAHAPYLFMMGVGEFKVVKDTYKRPDGTNMEVNYYVEPQWEKDAKAIFGETPAMIGFFSQLLGVEYPWDKYSQIVVRDYVSGAMENTGAVVFGEYAYKTQRELLDENDNSTIAHELFHHWFGDLVTAESWSNLTLNESFANYSQFLWDEHRHGLDEAEFQALQEAAGYFASAEQGGYHNLVWFDYKSREDMFDGHSYNKGGRILHMLRKYIGDEAFFLGLKNYLKQNQFKAAEFHQLRLAFEEVSGEDLNWFFNQWYLGKGHPILDVSYSTDANSVSITVNQKQKKDFGLFKLPVDVTVYDDRGTTTTRQWFNEESTTVKIETQGTVKNVIFDAEAMLLCKMEEKKDPSWYAFQWNNSKHYIHRKAALQKLPASSAEAARVAQEALKDPFWDIRSTAIEKIGKMSGDSKTASIARLKQLASSDPVSSVRVAAITALAGIISGPELEQLCIESIQKDQSYSVISAALLQLSKVNNKAALEASKNLEKEPSSKMQVGVAMIYAKYGDADQITYYENTFKSNLVQGFDKLGLLNSMTFFAARQEPKIQRRTLPIYENEYKTGGMYTQMFMPQYIGYLRDNLKNSIDKYKAEEEKAKKDGNSNAADIAHGKVTDAEALLADYEKMIAGFPKEEEGAGH is encoded by the coding sequence ATGAAGAAAATAGTTTACTTGGTTGCTCTTGTCTTAGTAGCTTGCCAACCGAAACATTCTGACAATGAGCACGCGGCAAGCCAAAGCAACGACTCAAAGTCAACTACTACTGCAATTGACGATACAAAGCAAGAAGAACCTAAAGTATATCATGCTTCCAGAACCGTTCTGACAGATTTGATCAATACCAAACTGGAAGTTTCTTTTGACTGGACGAAGTCCTGGCTGATCGGGAAAGAGACGCTGCAGGCAAAACCGCATTACTATCCTTCCGACAAATTGGTCCTGGATGCCAAAGGAATGGAAATCAAAAGCGTTTCCATGGCCGGTAAAGCAGTGCAATTTGATTACAAAGACGATGTACTGACCATCAAACTAAATAAAACTTACACGCGCGATGAGAACTTTACGGTTGTCATTGATTACATCGCGAAACCGGACGAACGCAAAACAGGCGGATCCAATGCGATCACCAGCGATAAAGGCCTTTATTTCATCAATCCGCGCGGAGAAGAAGCCAACAAAATGCCTCAGATCTGGACGCAGGGTGAAACAGAATCCAATTCCGTTTGGTTCCCAACCATCGATTCTCCGAATTCGAAATCAAAACAGGAAATTTACATCACCGTTCAGGATAAATACACCACGCTTTCCAACGGGAAATTGATCAGTTCTACGAAAAATGCCGACGGAACCAGAACCGATTACTGGAAACAAGACCTTGCACATGCTCCTTACTTATTCATGATGGGTGTCGGTGAGTTTAAAGTGGTAAAAGATACATATAAGCGCCCGGATGGAACAAACATGGAGGTAAACTACTACGTAGAACCTCAGTGGGAAAAAGACGCAAAAGCAATTTTCGGGGAAACTCCGGCAATGATCGGTTTCTTCTCCCAGCTTTTGGGAGTGGAATATCCATGGGACAAGTATTCCCAGATCGTGGTGAGAGATTACGTTTCCGGGGCAATGGAAAATACCGGGGCGGTAGTTTTCGGTGAATATGCCTATAAGACACAACGCGAATTGTTGGATGAAAACGATAATTCGACCATTGCACACGAGTTGTTCCACCACTGGTTCGGTGATTTGGTAACTGCTGAATCGTGGTCGAACTTGACATTGAACGAATCCTTCGCGAATTACTCGCAATTCCTATGGGATGAGCACCGTCATGGTTTGGATGAAGCAGAATTCCAGGCATTGCAGGAAGCTGCTGGTTATTTTGCATCTGCAGAACAGGGAGGTTACCACAACCTGGTTTGGTTTGATTACAAATCGCGTGAAGACATGTTCGACGGCCACTCCTACAACAAAGGAGGACGCATTTTGCACATGCTTCGCAAATACATCGGTGACGAGGCTTTCTTCTTAGGTTTAAAGAATTATCTGAAACAAAATCAATTCAAAGCAGCTGAGTTCCACCAATTGCGACTGGCTTTCGAAGAAGTAAGCGGAGAAGACCTGAACTGGTTCTTCAACCAATGGTACCTGGGGAAAGGACATCCGATCCTGGATGTATCCTACAGCACGGATGCAAATTCTGTTTCCATTACAGTAAACCAGAAACAAAAGAAAGATTTCGGGTTGTTCAAATTACCGGTTGACGTAACGGTTTATGACGACCGCGGTACAACGACTACACGCCAGTGGTTCAACGAAGAGTCTACAACAGTAAAAATCGAGACTCAGGGAACAGTTAAGAATGTGATCTTTGATGCTGAGGCCATGCTTTTATGCAAAATGGAAGAGAAAAAAGATCCATCCTGGTACGCTTTCCAATGGAACAATTCCAAACATTACATCCACCGGAAGGCAGCACTTCAAAAACTTCCGGCTAGCTCTGCGGAAGCTGCAAGAGTAGCTCAGGAAGCATTGAAAGACCCGTTCTGGGATATCCGTTCCACAGCGATCGAGAAAATCGGGAAAATGAGCGGTGACAGCAAAACAGCTTCTATTGCCCGCTTGAAACAACTGGCAAGTTCAGATCCGGTTTCTTCTGTTCGCGTGGCAGCCATTACGGCTTTGGCAGGAATCATTTCCGGCCCGGAACTGGAGCAATTGTGTATAGAAAGCATTCAAAAAGACCAGTCTTACTCCGTAATCAGCGCGGCATTGCTTCAGCTTTCAAAAGTGAACAACAAAGCAGCTTTGGAGGCATCTAAAAACCTGGAAAAAGAACCTTCCAGCAAAATGCAGGTGGGCGTTGCAATGATCTACGCGAAATACGGAGATGCGGATCAGATCACTTATTACGAAAACACCTTCAAATCAAACCTGGTACAAGGATTTGACAAATTGGGGCTATTGAACTCCATGACCTTCTTTGCTGCGCGCCAGGAACCGAAAATCCAGAGACGTACGCTTCCTATCTATGAGAATGAGTACAAAACAGGAGGAATGTACACGCAAATGTTCATGCCTCAATACATCGGGTATTTGAGAGATAATCTGAAAAACTCCATCGATAAGTATAAAGCCGAAGAAGAGAAAGCTAAAAAGGACGGAAATTCCAATGCGGCTGATATCGCTCATGGAAAAGTAACGGATGCGGAAGCATTGCTGGCTGATTATGAGAAAATGATTGCAGGCTTCCCGAAAGAGGAAGAAGGAGCAGGACATTAA